The Oryzias latipes chromosome 16, ASM223467v1 genome includes a region encoding these proteins:
- the mtbp gene encoding mdm2-binding protein: MDRYVLVVSFCQNADHSVDECKCVESLKSIYDNLLDISARDSERKSSVFPACSLSGCPSAPRWFFAVQTCHLATQFCMSAWEELNSSQQKTDSEEDKPSPVKACLNSLSIQTAPDLKDEEPSLTELLDEAAEGLHLLSDKLPPPGKALVDVLFLAFAEQTPPLKELLPLLGALKHMSCWHAAKISVITQHTSRWQKVASSLGAGLLGPADLFTCIDHREMWRGGLLIREKKCGSELRFDGFSVRLPELQKAECNLLPAPCASTDQRLHSEVFHYYASSLDLIQIVHLSDLPSFLMSSKHLELCLLGRSMKAKLLMEQLRSLHGKVGALFSLSCRITPIAQPAASQLSSQRWKESLAKGQKSLLVPDTETKGESAAYFLLVQGPDDDESGVCRVRMMHSTSQINGAAVMTTISSLLREKPPSAEVNVGAVLHRLPCLQGDGLVQRERKLAQVQMLALKEYFKGKKESLASSSVSVSDLKTFLNLIREQYLNSAPLDSAPSMAASCLTKELAAEQPGCQTLTHQLTDWPERSVLQNMENLQKRRQKRKLGMLGSGSSDSLLGPKDSQRSSSALLDAKELLKYFTVDGLPCGDLQPLTINRGNNFFQLSPDLSPGRVSQMPFSKASGSHYHGLEFCLDNQRSLDRDQVFARLQSRLIRYETQTTCSKEPCALPFALSPAPSPALISEPGSVPDGETLLNSDVSRLKCRSWEAELAGGPTRRKLRLVKSGSSDSFCSPSSNSSGVHSTVKTLQQQPSRSQSTSSSVCTPAGTRHTAVSVSAPDGLKVQQQRTSQRNFEDKRAKESRSQKHNRMLEEVVGKTLKHHGISVEHKCYEACSKRLFDISKFYLKDLKTSRGLYDEMKKAASSNVKQVIGWVLEKTSENGR; the protein is encoded by the exons ttttgcatGTCAGCCTGGGAAGAACTTAATTCAAGTCAACAGAAAACTGACAGTGAAGAGGACAAACCTTCCCCTGTGAAAGCATGCCTGAACTCACTGAGTATCCAGACGGCACCAGACCTAAAGGATGAGGAGCCATCACTTACAGA gctcTTGGATGAGGCTGCAGAGGGGCTTCACTTGTTATCAGACAAGTTGCCACCTCCAG GTAAAGCTTTAGTGGACGTTCTGTTTTTGGCCTTTGCTGAGCAGACCCCTCCCCTGAAAGAGCTGCTGCCTCTGCTCGGAGCCCTCAAACACATGTCCTGCTGGCATGCAGCAAAGATCAGTGTGATCACACAGCACACCTCCAG GTGGCAGAAGGTGGCATCTTCTCTAGGCGCTGGTCTGCTGGGACCTGCTGACCTATTCACTTGTATTGACCACAGGGAAATGTGGAGAGGAGGCTTGCTTATCAGAGAGAAGAAG TGTGGGTCTGAACTCCGCTTTGACGGCTTTTCGGTGCGGCTTCCTGAGCTTCAGAAGGCAGAGTGTAATCTCTTGCCAGCTCCCTGCGCCTCCACTGATCAGAGATTGCACTCGGAG GTCTTCCATTACTACGCTTCCTCTTTGGACTTGATTCAGATAGTTCATCTGTCAGACCTGCCAAGCTTTCTGATGTCAAGCAAGCACTTGGAACT ATGCTTGCTCGGGAGATCAATGAAAGCTAAACTTCTCATGGAGCAGCTGAGGTCACTGCATGGAAAG GTTGGAGCTTTGTTCAGTTTGTCCTGCAGAATCACTCCCATCGCTCAGCCTGCTGCCAGCCAACTCAGTTCTCAGCGCTGGAAAGAGTCTCTCGCTAAAGGACAAAAGTCTTTACTCG TTCCTGACACAGAGACAAAAGGTGAAAGTGCTGCCTACTTCCTGCTGGTCCAGGGTCCCGATGATGACGAGTCTGGAGTCTGCAGGGTCAGGATGATGCACTCAACGAGTCAGATAAATGGAGCTGCTGTTATGACAACCATCTCTAGCCTTCTAAGGGAGAAACCTCCATCGGCAG AAGTAAATGTTGGTGCCGTCCTTCATCGTCTGCCATGCCTTCAAGGGGACGGGCTCGTCCAGAGGGAAAGGAAGCTGGCCCAAGTTCAGATGCTGGCACTCAAAGAGTATTTTA AAGGGAAGAAGGAATCTTTGGCCTCCAGTTCAGTGTCTGTCAGTGACTTGAAGACCTTTCTGAACCTGATCAGGGAGCAGTATCTGAACTCTGCTCCGCTGGACTCCGCTCCGTCTATGGCTGCCAGCTGTCTTACAAAGGAGCTTGCTGCAGAACAACCAG GTTGTCAGACTCTTACCCATCAGCTCACTGACTGGCCTGAGAGGAGCGTCCTGCAGAACAtggaaaacctgcagaagaGAAGACAGAAGAGAAA GTTGGGCATGCTTGGCTCTGGCTCTAGTGACAGCCTGCTGGGCCCTAAAGACAGTCAGAGAAGCTCTTCTGCTTTATTggatgctaaagaacttttgaAATACTTCACAGTGGATGGCCTGCCCTGTGGAGATTTACAGCCTTTGACTATCAATAGAGG TAATAACTTTTTTCAGCTCTCACCAGACCTCTCGCCTGGAAGAGTCAGCCAGATGCCCTTTAGCAAAGCCTCAGGCTCTCATTACCACGGCTTAGA GTTCTGCCTGGATAACCAGCGCTCTCTTGACCGGGATCAGGTGTTTGCCCGGCTGCAGTCCCGCCTGATACGCTATGAGACTCAGACAACCTGCTCCAAGGAGCCCTGCGCCCTCCCATTCGCCCTTAGCCCTGCCCCCTCACCTGCGTTGATCTCAGAACCGGGGAGTGTGCCTGATGGAGAAACCCTGCTGAACTCTGATGTATCCCGGCTCAAATGCAGATCCTGGGAAGCAGAGTTGGCGGGCGGCCCTACCCGAAGAAA ATTACGGCTGGTAAAGTCTGGAAGCAGCGACTCCTTCTGCTCACCGAGTAGCAACAGCAGTGGCGTTCATTCCACCGTTAAGACTTTGCAACAACAGCCGAGCCGATCCCAGTCCACCTCATCCTCTGTCTGCACCCCTGCAGGCACAAGACACACCGCAG TGTCTGTCTCTGCTCCTGATGGACTGAAAGTGCAACAGCAGAGGACGAGTCAAAGAAACTTTGAGGACAAACGAGCCAAAGAGTCACGCtcccagaaacacaacagg ATGTTGGAGGAGGTTGTAGGTAAAACGCTCAAACACCATGGGATCAGTGTCGAGCATAAATGCTATGAGGCCTGCAGTAAAAGGTTGTTTGATATCTCCAAGTTCTATCTAAAG GATCTGAAGACGTCTCGGGGCCTTTACGATGAGATGAAGAAGGCCGCCAGCAGCAATGTCAAACAG GTCATTGGCTGGGTGCTTGAGAAGACCTCAGAGAATGGGAGATGA